In Acidobacteriota bacterium, one DNA window encodes the following:
- the coxB gene encoding cytochrome c oxidase subunit II — translation MPNIPDSPLFPVQGSDIARSVDHLMLFALGGLVVFSTLIAVLVLVFMVKYRRKHEGEVGEDVYETNPKSQILELIWSVIPLGLLLILFGWGTKVFFDQNRPPAGAAQYWVTGRQWMWKIQHPNGRREINELHVPLGQAVQLRMISEDVIHDFFVPAFRIHVDVLPSRYTTYWFKATKTGEFHLFCGQYCGVEHSKMVGKIVVMEPRAYEAWLAGEPAGGAQPAAASGEQLFVAKACNTCHRPDSSARAPILNGLFGTQVTLQDGTKVAADENYVRESILNPAAKIVQGYQPVMPTFKGQVTEEELIQLVNYVKTLKAADGAAEARK, via the coding sequence ATGCCGAACATCCCGGACTCCCCGCTCTTCCCCGTGCAGGGCTCCGACATCGCGCGCTCGGTCGACCACCTCATGCTGTTCGCCCTCGGCGGGCTCGTCGTCTTCTCGACGCTCATCGCGGTGCTCGTCCTCGTCTTCATGGTCAAGTACCGCCGCAAGCACGAGGGCGAGGTCGGCGAGGACGTCTACGAGACGAACCCGAAGTCGCAGATCCTCGAGCTGATCTGGTCCGTGATCCCGCTCGGCCTCCTCCTCATCCTGTTCGGGTGGGGCACGAAGGTCTTCTTCGACCAGAACCGTCCCCCGGCCGGCGCCGCGCAGTACTGGGTCACGGGCCGCCAGTGGATGTGGAAGATCCAGCATCCGAACGGCCGCCGCGAGATCAACGAGCTGCACGTCCCGCTCGGGCAGGCCGTCCAGCTCCGCATGATCTCCGAGGACGTCATCCACGATTTCTTCGTGCCCGCCTTCCGCATCCACGTGGACGTCCTTCCCTCGCGCTACACGACGTACTGGTTCAAGGCGACGAAGACGGGCGAGTTCCACCTCTTCTGCGGCCAGTACTGCGGCGTCGAGCACTCGAAGATGGTCGGCAAGATCGTCGTGATGGAGCCGCGCGCGTACGAGGCGTGGCTCGCGGGCGAGCCCGCCGGTGGCGCGCAGCCGGCCGCCGCCTCGGGCGAGCAGCTCTTCGTCGCGAAGGCCTGCAACACCTGCCACCGCCCGGACAGCTCGGCCCGCGCGCCGATCCTGAACGGCCTGTTCGGCACGCAGGTCACGCTCCAGGACGGCACGAAAGTGGCGGCGGACGAGAACTACGTGCGCGAGTCCATCCTGAATCCGGCCGCGAAGATCGTGCAGGGCTACCAGCCCGTCATGCCGACCTTCAAGGGCCAGGTCACCGAGGAGGAGCTGATCCAGCTCGTGAACTACGTGAAGACGCTCAAGGCGGCAGACGGCGCCGCGGAGGCCCGGAAATGA
- a CDS encoding DUF3341 domain-containing protein, whose product MPPHLYGVIAEFAGSPALVQAVHRARAEGYVVMEAYTPYPIEELNDAIGHGPSRVPLLVLIGGIVGGLGGFFLQYWAAGIAYPLNIGGRPPNSWIAFIPITFECTILVAGISAVLGMLVLNGLPMPYHPVFGVDRFQLASRDKYFLMILARDPKFRAGDTFRFMETLGGVHVQDVED is encoded by the coding sequence CTGCCGCCCCACCTCTACGGCGTCATCGCCGAGTTCGCGGGCTCGCCCGCCCTCGTCCAGGCCGTGCACCGCGCGCGCGCGGAGGGCTACGTCGTGATGGAGGCCTACACGCCTTACCCGATCGAGGAGCTGAACGACGCGATCGGCCACGGCCCGTCCCGCGTGCCGCTCCTCGTCCTGATCGGCGGCATCGTCGGCGGCCTCGGCGGCTTCTTCCTTCAGTACTGGGCGGCGGGAATCGCGTACCCGCTCAACATCGGCGGCCGGCCGCCGAACAGCTGGATCGCGTTCATCCCGATCACGTTCGAGTGCACGATCCTCGTCGCGGGGATCTCGGCGGTCCTCGGGATGCTCGTCCTGAACGGCCTCCCGATGCCCTACCACCCGGTCTTCGGCGTGGACCGCTTCCAGCTCGCGTCGCGCGACAAGTACTTCCTCATGATCCTCGCGCGCGACCCGAAGTTCCGCGCGGGCGACACGTTCCGGTTCATGGAGACGCTCGGCGGCGTCCACGTGCAGGACGTGGAGGACTGA
- a CDS encoding cytochrome C oxidase subunit IV family protein, translating into MPLSTYFLVFAALMVGTAATVGAAYVDLGWANNAVALAIAIAKATLVVLYFMHVKENSRLIPAVIFSGLFMLLILFVNLLADYGTRGWLGVEGR; encoded by the coding sequence ATGCCTCTCTCGACGTACTTCCTCGTCTTCGCCGCGCTCATGGTCGGCACGGCGGCCACGGTCGGAGCGGCGTACGTCGACCTCGGCTGGGCGAACAACGCCGTCGCGCTCGCGATCGCGATCGCGAAGGCGACGCTCGTCGTCCTCTACTTCATGCACGTGAAGGAGAACTCGCGGCTCATCCCCGCCGTGATCTTCTCCGGCCTCTTCATGCTCCTCATCCTGTTCGTCAACCTGCTCGCGGACTACGGCACGCGCGGCTGGCTCGGGGTCGAGGGGCGCTGA
- a CDS encoding cytochrome c oxidase subunit 3 produces MWTFLVTEILFFGGLFAAYSLYRSLYPEAFRAASHSLDIRLGAFNTAVLIGSSLTMALAVRGGQTGKPKTTFAMLLGTLLLGSTFLAVKAVEYADKFTHHHVPGPSFHFEGPDAPHAQLFFSLYFGMTGLHALHMVIGAAILAFMLRPALRGAWTPRNHNFLEGFGLYWHFVDLVWIFLFPLLYLIGRHH; encoded by the coding sequence ATGTGGACGTTCCTCGTCACGGAGATCCTCTTCTTCGGCGGGCTCTTCGCGGCGTACAGCCTCTACCGCTCGCTCTACCCCGAGGCGTTTCGCGCCGCGAGCCACTCGCTCGACATCCGGCTCGGCGCGTTCAACACGGCCGTCCTCATCGGGAGCTCGCTCACGATGGCGCTCGCCGTGCGCGGCGGGCAGACCGGCAAGCCGAAGACGACGTTCGCGATGCTCCTCGGAACGCTCCTCCTCGGCTCGACGTTCCTCGCCGTGAAGGCGGTCGAGTACGCCGACAAGTTCACCCACCACCACGTGCCCGGCCCGTCCTTCCACTTCGAGGGGCCCGACGCGCCGCACGCGCAGCTCTTCTTCAGCCTCTACTTCGGGATGACGGGCCTCCACGCCCTCCACATGGTCATCGGCGCCGCGATCCTCGCCTTCATGCTCCGGCCCGCCCTCCGCGGCGCCTGGACGCCCCGGAACCACAACTTCCTCGAGGGCTTCGGCCTCTACTGGCACTTCGTGGACCTCGTCTGGATCTTCCTGTTCCCGCTCCTCTACCTCATCGGACGGCACCACTGA
- a CDS encoding SCO family protein — translation MIRSASFALAFALAFSGELRATAPGAPPAEAPLPAPPVKDIGFDQKIGDLVPLDLAFRDEAGKTVHLRDYLGKKPVVLSLVYFDCPMLCGMTTDGLVRSLRALRMSVGTEFDVLSVSFDPRETSEMASVKKGPVMRQYGRKGGAEGWHFLTGDKASVDALTKAVGFRYVWDAEQKQFAHATGVLVLTPQGRIARYFFGIEYPAKDLRLGLIEASEEKLGSVVDQLLLLCYHYDPKVGRYTATVRNFLRGGAVLTIAAVAGLVLILLKREKRRTGAA, via the coding sequence GTGATCCGTTCCGCATCGTTCGCGCTTGCGTTCGCACTCGCTTTCTCCGGCGAGCTCCGCGCGACCGCGCCGGGCGCGCCGCCCGCCGAGGCGCCGCTGCCGGCTCCGCCCGTGAAGGACATCGGCTTCGACCAGAAGATCGGCGACCTCGTACCGCTGGATCTCGCGTTCCGCGACGAGGCGGGCAAGACCGTCCACCTGCGCGACTACCTCGGGAAGAAGCCCGTCGTCCTCTCCCTCGTCTACTTCGACTGCCCGATGCTCTGCGGGATGACGACCGACGGCCTCGTGCGCAGCCTGCGCGCGCTGCGCATGAGCGTCGGAACCGAATTCGACGTCCTCTCCGTCAGCTTCGACCCGCGCGAGACGTCGGAGATGGCGTCGGTGAAGAAGGGTCCGGTCATGCGCCAGTACGGCCGCAAGGGCGGCGCGGAGGGCTGGCACTTCCTCACGGGCGACAAGGCGTCCGTCGACGCGCTCACGAAGGCCGTCGGCTTCCGGTACGTGTGGGACGCCGAGCAGAAGCAGTTCGCGCACGCGACCGGCGTCCTCGTTCTGACGCCCCAGGGCCGCATCGCGCGCTACTTCTTCGGCATCGAATACCCGGCGAAGGACCTCCGCCTCGGCCTCATCGAGGCGTCCGAGGAGAAGCTCGGCAGCGTCGTCGACCAGCTCCTCCTCCTCTGCTACCACTACGACCCGAAGGTGGGCCGCTACACCGCCACCGTGCGCAACTTCCTGCGCGGCGGCGCCGTCCTCACGATCGCCGCCGTCGCCGGGCTCGTCCTCATCCTGCTCAAGCGCGAGAAGCGCCGGACGGGAGCGGCCTGA
- a CDS encoding cytochrome c, with the protein MRRALLLPLLALALGGCRDDMHNQAKTKPLRESPFFADHSSARPLPEGVVARGFLRADAALYRGVGEDGKFVLDLPVPVTKTLLLRGQERFNIFCSPCHGRTGDGQGMIVARGFKNPSTFHVDRLRNERAGYFYDVMTNGFGQMSSYASQITPEDRWAVVAWVKTLQASQNMPKEFLTKEDGDFLEGKSGEAAAHQAAGEAPTAPSPHSPSKKSSSESSETR; encoded by the coding sequence ATGCGCCGCGCGCTCCTTCTCCCTCTTCTCGCTCTCGCGCTCGGCGGCTGCCGCGACGACATGCACAACCAGGCAAAGACGAAGCCGCTGCGCGAGTCTCCGTTCTTCGCGGACCACAGCTCGGCCCGGCCGCTCCCGGAAGGCGTCGTCGCACGCGGGTTCTTGCGCGCCGACGCGGCGCTCTACCGCGGCGTCGGCGAGGACGGCAAGTTCGTCCTCGACCTCCCCGTCCCCGTCACGAAGACGCTCCTCCTCCGCGGGCAGGAGCGCTTCAACATCTTCTGCTCGCCGTGCCACGGCCGGACGGGCGACGGGCAGGGCATGATCGTCGCGCGCGGCTTCAAGAACCCGAGCACGTTCCACGTCGACCGCCTCCGCAACGAGCGCGCGGGCTACTTCTACGACGTCATGACGAACGGCTTCGGCCAGATGTCGAGCTACGCGTCCCAGATCACGCCGGAAGACCGCTGGGCGGTGGTGGCCTGGGTGAAAACACTGCAGGCTTCACAGAACATGCCGAAGGAATTCCTGACGAAAGAAGATGGAGATTTCTTAGAAGGTAAGAGCGGGGAGGCGGCCGCGCATCAGGCGGCAGGCGAAGCTCCGACGGCCCCTTCGCCCCATTCACCTTCAAAGAAATCTTCCTCCGAAAGCAGCGAAACCCGATGA
- a CDS encoding prolipoprotein diacylglyceryl transferase produces the protein MNERAGKVLYGSLFAIVLPALLVLWARAAAPNVSLPAVESPLGWAAAAVGLALVLWATAALALWGRGLPMNAYPPPVFVSRGPYALVAHPIYLGFVVACAGCATGAGSAAGLWLVTPAAALGSAALVLGYEAPDLDARFGKRPRPLLGLPGWGGARPSPADRLSAFALVLLPWLVLYEAVQALGVAPDAVVLLLRGETAWPVWESTELVYASTYLFVALAPLAAATRTDLRRFMVRGWAATALIVFLWLVLPVAAPPRPFEPQGPLGALLALERRFDSPACAFPSFHVAWALLAAPVWARRFGRAGALAWGWAAAITLSCVTTGMHTVADVAGGIAAAFLVFRLPAVWEALRSGAERLANSWREWNFGSVRVINHGGWAALGTLAGVGLAASLAGEGAVPAVLLVACAGLVGAGLWAQFIEGSPRLLRPYGYYGGVLGVVLGCLAARLTLGADAWLLLGAFAVAAPWIQAAGRVRCLVQGCCHGAPASPEVGIRYLHARSRVCRLSDLGGVPLHPTPLYSILWNVVPALLGARLWAARAPLPVIVGVYLLLTGLGRFVEESRRGEPQTPVFARLRLYQWIAAGTAAAGAVATCMASTVPTPAPDPSAAAFAAGVAFAAATWFALGVDFPRSNRRFARLV, from the coding sequence ATGAACGAGCGTGCCGGGAAGGTCCTCTACGGTTCTCTCTTCGCCATCGTCCTCCCCGCCCTCCTCGTCCTCTGGGCGCGCGCGGCGGCGCCGAACGTGAGCCTGCCCGCCGTGGAGTCGCCGCTCGGCTGGGCCGCGGCGGCGGTGGGGCTCGCGCTCGTCCTCTGGGCGACGGCGGCCCTCGCGCTCTGGGGGCGCGGGCTCCCGATGAACGCGTACCCGCCGCCGGTCTTCGTCTCGCGCGGCCCGTACGCGCTCGTCGCCCATCCGATCTACCTCGGCTTCGTCGTCGCGTGCGCGGGCTGCGCGACAGGCGCGGGCTCGGCCGCGGGATTGTGGCTGGTGACTCCCGCGGCCGCCCTCGGCTCGGCGGCGCTCGTCCTCGGCTACGAAGCGCCCGACCTCGACGCGCGCTTCGGCAAGCGGCCGCGCCCTCTCCTCGGCCTGCCCGGCTGGGGCGGGGCGCGCCCGTCTCCGGCGGACCGGCTCTCGGCGTTCGCTCTCGTCCTCCTGCCGTGGCTCGTCCTGTACGAGGCGGTGCAGGCGCTCGGCGTCGCGCCGGACGCGGTCGTGCTCCTCCTGCGCGGCGAGACCGCGTGGCCGGTGTGGGAGAGCACGGAGCTCGTCTACGCCTCGACGTACCTGTTCGTCGCGCTCGCGCCGCTCGCGGCAGCGACGCGCACCGACCTCCGCCGCTTCATGGTGCGGGGATGGGCGGCGACGGCCCTGATCGTGTTCCTGTGGCTCGTTCTGCCGGTCGCGGCGCCGCCGCGGCCGTTCGAGCCGCAGGGACCGCTCGGCGCGCTCCTCGCGCTGGAGCGGCGCTTCGACTCGCCGGCCTGCGCGTTCCCGTCCTTCCACGTCGCGTGGGCGCTGCTCGCGGCGCCGGTCTGGGCGCGGCGGTTCGGGCGGGCAGGGGCGCTCGCGTGGGGTTGGGCCGCTGCGATCACCCTCAGCTGTGTCACGACCGGGATGCACACGGTGGCCGACGTCGCGGGCGGGATCGCCGCTGCGTTCCTCGTGTTCCGCCTGCCGGCCGTGTGGGAAGCGCTCCGAAGCGGCGCCGAACGCCTTGCAAACTCCTGGCGCGAGTGGAACTTCGGCTCGGTGCGCGTCATCAACCACGGCGGCTGGGCGGCGCTGGGGACGCTCGCCGGCGTCGGCCTCGCCGCGTCTCTCGCCGGGGAGGGCGCCGTGCCTGCCGTCCTGCTCGTCGCGTGCGCGGGTCTGGTCGGCGCGGGCCTCTGGGCGCAGTTCATCGAGGGCTCGCCGCGCCTCCTCCGGCCCTACGGGTATTACGGCGGCGTCCTCGGCGTCGTCCTCGGTTGCCTCGCGGCGCGCCTGACGCTCGGCGCCGACGCGTGGCTGCTCCTCGGAGCGTTCGCCGTCGCCGCCCCGTGGATCCAGGCGGCGGGGCGCGTGCGCTGCCTCGTGCAGGGCTGCTGCCACGGCGCGCCCGCATCGCCGGAGGTCGGGATCCGGTACCTGCACGCGCGCTCGCGCGTCTGCCGCCTGTCCGATCTCGGCGGCGTCCCGCTGCACCCGACGCCGCTCTACTCGATCCTCTGGAACGTCGTGCCGGCGCTGCTCGGCGCGCGGCTCTGGGCGGCGCGCGCGCCGCTGCCCGTGATCGTCGGCGTGTACCTGCTTCTGACGGGGCTCGGCCGGTTCGTCGAAGAGTCCCGGCGCGGCGAGCCGCAGACGCCGGTTTTCGCGCGCCTGCGCCTCTACCAGTGGATCGCCGCGGGCACCGCCGCGGCAGGCGCCGTCGCCACGTGCATGGCTTCGACGGTCCCGACGCCCGCGCCGGATCCCTCGGCGGCCGCGTTCGCGGCGGGCGTGGCGTTCGCCGCGGCGACATGGTTCGCCCTCGGCGTCGACTTTCCGCGCTCGAACCGCCGCTTCGCGCGGCTGGTCTAG
- the nrfD gene encoding polysulfide reductase NrfD, with product MRRSGGGSDVSERGSSPVIAPGYTPATVTDKISAVVLNKTPKWWFLGFAVSFMAMQLLLISMAKLLLVGVGVWGINIPVGWGFDIINFVWWIGIGHAGTLISAILLLLRQKWRTSINRFAEAMTLFAVAAAGQFVLFHTGRQWLAAYWLFPYPNTMGLWPQFRSPLMWDVFAVSTYATISALFWYVGLIPDLATLRDRSKHLAGKIAYGMLAMGWRGSARHWHNYEVASLLLAGLATPLVVSVHTVVSFDFSVGIIPGWHATIFPPYFVAGAIYSGFAMVMTLSIPLRKLFGLEDFITMRHLQNMAKVMLATGLIVAYGYAIEIFMAWYSGNGFEQFMMKNRIMGPYGWIWFALILCNVLTPQLLWLRKVRNSVATLFVISIVVNIGMWFERFVIIVTSLHRDFLPSSWDMYTPTKWDWSFYIGSLGLFFSLMFLFIRFLPVISIFEMRTIAKGDPEDKAAGGHA from the coding sequence ATCCGGCGCTCGGGGGGAGGGTCTGATGTCAGCGAACGTGGATCGTCCCCCGTCATCGCGCCCGGCTACACGCCGGCCACCGTCACGGACAAGATCAGCGCCGTCGTCCTGAACAAGACGCCGAAGTGGTGGTTCCTGGGCTTCGCCGTCTCGTTCATGGCGATGCAGCTCCTCCTGATCTCGATGGCGAAGCTCCTGCTCGTCGGCGTCGGCGTCTGGGGCATCAACATCCCGGTCGGCTGGGGCTTCGACATCATCAACTTCGTGTGGTGGATCGGCATCGGCCACGCCGGGACGCTGATCTCGGCGATCCTCCTCCTGCTCCGCCAGAAGTGGCGCACGTCGATCAACCGCTTCGCCGAGGCGATGACGCTCTTCGCCGTCGCGGCTGCGGGCCAGTTCGTCCTCTTCCACACGGGCCGGCAGTGGCTCGCGGCGTACTGGCTCTTCCCGTACCCGAACACGATGGGCCTGTGGCCGCAGTTCCGGAGCCCCCTCATGTGGGACGTGTTCGCGGTCTCGACGTACGCGACGATCTCGGCCCTCTTCTGGTACGTGGGACTCATCCCCGACCTCGCGACGCTCCGCGATCGCTCGAAGCACCTCGCGGGGAAGATCGCCTACGGGATGCTCGCGATGGGCTGGCGCGGCTCGGCGCGGCACTGGCACAACTACGAGGTCGCGAGCCTTCTCCTCGCCGGGCTCGCGACGCCGCTCGTCGTCTCCGTCCACACGGTCGTGAGCTTCGACTTCTCGGTCGGGATCATCCCGGGCTGGCACGCGACGATCTTCCCGCCCTACTTCGTCGCGGGCGCCATCTACTCCGGCTTCGCGATGGTCATGACGCTCTCGATCCCGCTCCGCAAGCTGTTCGGGCTCGAGGACTTCATCACGATGCGGCACCTGCAGAACATGGCGAAGGTCATGCTCGCGACGGGCCTCATCGTGGCGTACGGCTACGCGATCGAGATCTTCATGGCGTGGTACAGCGGCAACGGCTTCGAGCAGTTCATGATGAAGAACCGGATCATGGGCCCGTACGGCTGGATCTGGTTCGCGCTCATCCTCTGCAACGTCCTGACGCCGCAGCTCCTGTGGCTCCGGAAGGTCCGCAACTCGGTCGCGACGCTGTTCGTGATCTCGATCGTCGTGAACATCGGCATGTGGTTCGAGCGCTTCGTCATCATCGTGACGAGCCTTCACCGCGACTTCCTCCCGTCCTCGTGGGACATGTACACGCCGACGAAGTGGGACTGGTCGTTCTACATCGGGTCGCTCGGCCTCTTCTTCTCGCTCATGTTCCTCTTCATCCGGTTCCTGCCCGTGATCTCGATCTTCGAGATGCGGACGATCGCGAAGGGCGACCCCGAAGACAAGGCGGCCGGGGGGCACGCGTGA